The DNA region GGGCTTGTTGGAGTCGGGTGCGATCGCGCACGGGTACTTCAGATACTACCGTATAGGTTAATCCTTCCAGTAAAGCTAGAGGCGATCGCAAACTGCCTTCTGTATCAATAGCTACTTCCCTGGTGGGAAAATAAAGGCTTTTCGGATAACTCAGTGCCGGAATAATATTCGGCAGTTCCGATACGGCGGTATAACTTTGAATCACCCTTTTCGTCCGACCCAAATTAAAGCTGGTAGGATAGAGTGCAAATCGATAAGACCAAGGCGGACGAGTCACATCCAGCACCTGATCTTCGCGAGACAATTCCCATCCTTGACCGGTATACTGGTCAAACGCCTGCACCCGCCAAAATCCAGGGGCTTGGGAACGCACCCGCAAGACGACTTTTGGCTTTAAAGCACCTCGGAGATTCTGGTTAATTTGGTTGCCAAAACCATAGTAAAACGTTTCATCCATTTCACCCGCACCCTGACTGGGAGAGGTTCCCTCACCACCAGAACCTTCCCCTTCACCCTCACTCACGTATCCGGGATTATTCACGTTTCCAGTATCCCCATCTAGATCATCCCAATCCAATGGCGCACTCACCGGAAAGGTTTGCAGTTGATAACCGGGAAATCGAGGCATTAGGGCGAAAATCCCTAACCCCAGGGCGATAACTACTAACAAAAAAATACTTAACCGTCGTAGTGACAGCGGCGAAGAACGTTTAGCTTTTTTCCTAGACGTTTTCCGTTTTGGTGATAAACCGATGCGGGATTGGTAATCGAGGATGAGTGTGGGTAACGCGATCGCTAAAAATATTAACAGTAGCGGTGCAAACGCTAAGGTTTGGCTCAGGGTTCCTGCTACCCCCAGCAAAATCAGCCCGATTACCATCGAATAGCCTAAATCCTTGCGCCGGGGCAAGTCAAAGCTGTGGAGGACTTGTACTTGAATCAATAATTCTGCGAGAACGAGGCGGGTATCATTGAGGCTGGCTAATAAATTATTAAAGAATACCCCCATAGCGATTAGCATCCCAATCGCCAAAAAAAACTTAACCGCAATGTTGCGATGGCGGCGACGATACCAACTCCAGGTTGCTCCCAGGATAGAGAGGGGTACAGCCCAGACACTCATCTGGGTTTCAGCAGCAATATCGGTGGCGATAATTCCCACAATCACTAGCCCCTGGACTAGGACTCGTAATCCGATCGAGTCTTCGGTTTGAGGCAGTGGCATTGCGCCAAGACGCTGCCACACCTGATTTAGACCAGGTAGACGCCGGATTCGCTGCATCCCTGAAGGGTTCGACATAACAATTGACTCTCTTGTGTGCGAGATGGCTGTTAGGTTAAATTCACGGGTTCAATCTATTGTATCTAAGTCCACAGTCGGGAGTGAGAGAAGCTCCCAAGTCTAACAGCTAGCACTTAACCCTTACCCCTTACATTGTTGGGTAAATCGCAAAAACCAAGGGGTTTTGGTCTGAGTCTTGGAACCGAATTTCCAGGGGATAGGTTTGATTCGGCGGCAAATCAAAGGCTTCAACACTCACATAGCCGGGATAAGTGCGCTCTGATACGGCTGAACCTTCAGGTGTACGCAAGGTCAAACTGCCACTTTCGGGTAGATTGCTGATCACCCGCAGGGTGGGAACACCTTCTTGGATCTGGTACTCTGCCTGGACGGTGATCACGCCGACAGAGGTTTGCCATTGGCGTTCAACCGAAGGCTGGTTGGGTGAAAGGGATACCGTCAACGTGCTAATAATTTCTTTAGCCGCTAACAATGCCAGAATCATTTGTTGCTCTGGAGTTGCCTCGTCATAGGATGGAGATGGAAGTTCCTTGAGCAACAGTTGTAGTTGTTCAGGGTCACGACCCGATCCCGAAGACAACAGTACCATTTGCGCTTGATTATTCAGCAACTGGAATTGGGCGGGGAATAAGTTTTCCACAGCCTTGACCATTTTTCGCCCCAATTGATAGGGGGAATAGACTGACTCCGAACAAGCGTTAAATAGGGTGACTAAAACGTTTTCCGGGATGGGGACAGGTAGCGGTAGGTTCAAGAGTTGGGGTGTCCAGACTTGAACCGATGGAACCCCAGTCGAGGCTACGCTGTCTGAGATATCAGGTTCGTATTCATGAATATTCGTCTCCCAGGGGAATAAGGGGGGATGACGCTCAATTTCTACTTGCAGTTTGCGCTTAATTAGCGCCTCAAAACGATTTTGCACGATCGGCATATCTCCCAAGTTGTAGGGGCGGGTTGTACCGCCCGGTTCAATGTCCTCACGAGTAGGAATGTCTTCTGAACCCACTCGCGTGTGGTCATTAGCGGTGTCGCCAGTTATAGTGGGTGCAATGTTCACGTCTTCAACATCCAGTGGATCTAACTCATCAAATTGAAAATTTGCTGCTTCTAGCTCATCGATAGGGTTTAACCCGTCGGGTTGCCCATGGACTGATGGTGTAGCAGCAGGAACGGACTCTTGTAGCAGCCAAGCCATTAAGCGGCTGTATAGGGTGTCCGAGTTATTGTTTATGTCACTATTCATCTTCAGATGCACCTGATCCGGATACTGAACGATTGCGAATATCCCAGGCAATTTCCAGCAATTTAAACCATCGCTTGTCAACCTGAGTCACTGTACAACTTAGGGCTTGGGCTATTTCTTGGGTGGAATGACCCTGCTGCTTGTGGTGCAGCAATTCCCGCTGTTGGGGATCAATTTTATTCTGAAATAGCTGCCACTGGTGGGGGGTTAACCCCAGATTTTTCTCTAAATCGGCTTCTAGCCATTGATG from Coleofasciculus chthonoplastes PCC 7420 includes:
- a CDS encoding transglutaminase TgpA family protein translates to MSNPSGMQRIRRLPGLNQVWQRLGAMPLPQTEDSIGLRVLVQGLVIVGIIATDIAAETQMSVWAVPLSILGATWSWYRRRHRNIAVKFFLAIGMLIAMGVFFNNLLASLNDTRLVLAELLIQVQVLHSFDLPRRKDLGYSMVIGLILLGVAGTLSQTLAFAPLLLIFLAIALPTLILDYQSRIGLSPKRKTSRKKAKRSSPLSLRRLSIFLLVVIALGLGIFALMPRFPGYQLQTFPVSAPLDWDDLDGDTGNVNNPGYVSEGEGEGSGGEGTSPSQGAGEMDETFYYGFGNQINQNLRGALKPKVVLRVRSQAPGFWRVQAFDQYTGQGWELSREDQVLDVTRPPWSYRFALYPTSFNLGRTKRVIQSYTAVSELPNIIPALSYPKSLYFPTREVAIDTEGSLRSPLALLEGLTYTVVSEVPVRDRTRLQQAPETYPDNIQKYYLDVPPEIADKVREKTEQLLATSSNPLTSSYEKALYLAQALKQRYRIPDNPFGLPYLQEDEDLVEAFLFNYEGGYPDHFSTTLTIMLRSIGIPARLVVGFGTGQFNPFTGLYVVKNTDAYAMTEVYFPNYGWFAFDPIPGHEIVPQSVEDTATFSVLRQFWQWVAGWLPSPVSNFIGELWNLVVGSLLRLIVRLWVIFSSGWMGLFGGLIFAIALGFVGWLSWVQWQTWRYRRWLGKLPPMERLYQQMLKVLKARGYIKHPAQTPLEYAKVMRQQQSSESATVIDDISQAYVRWRYGKQTPNIDELRQRLRQWIKTTARLSNRSLRR